In Amycolatopsis methanolica 239, a single genomic region encodes these proteins:
- a CDS encoding TAXI family TRAP transporter solute-binding subunit — MKRLLTVLVTVALVATGCGGKQPNQQAAGGSQGCEAGSGRLTIATGNSGGVYYVLGGGLAQLISNNTGLKATAAETGASVQNIQQLVDGTYDIAFSLADTAADAVQGKGSFDGKPQKVQALTRIYPNSTQVLVRTDSGINSVADMRGKRISTGSPKSGTEVIANRLLQAAGLNPDTDVQAQRLDLAKTADGIKSGTIDGLVWSGGLPTAQITDITTTMKGQVKFIDITPQLAALKQINPVYDTGTIPAATYGQPADVPTIVVPNLLLVREDFPAGDACAITKLIFDKKPGLESVHPAAKEITRENATRTEPVPMHPGSQQALATP; from the coding sequence ATGAAACGACTGCTGACGGTGCTGGTGACGGTGGCCCTGGTCGCGACGGGCTGCGGCGGGAAGCAACCGAACCAGCAGGCGGCGGGCGGGAGCCAGGGGTGTGAGGCGGGCAGCGGCAGGCTCACCATCGCCACCGGCAACAGTGGCGGCGTGTACTACGTGCTCGGCGGCGGGCTCGCGCAGCTGATCAGCAACAACACCGGCCTGAAGGCGACCGCGGCGGAGACCGGCGCGTCGGTGCAGAACATCCAGCAGCTCGTCGACGGCACCTACGACATCGCGTTCTCGCTGGCCGACACGGCGGCGGACGCGGTGCAGGGCAAGGGGAGTTTCGACGGCAAGCCGCAAAAGGTGCAGGCGCTGACCCGGATCTACCCGAACTCGACGCAGGTGCTGGTGCGCACCGACTCGGGGATCAACAGCGTCGCCGACATGCGCGGCAAGCGGATCTCGACGGGTTCGCCGAAGTCCGGCACCGAGGTGATCGCGAACCGCCTGCTGCAGGCGGCGGGGCTCAACCCGGACACCGACGTGCAGGCGCAACGGCTGGACCTGGCGAAGACCGCGGACGGCATCAAGTCCGGCACGATCGACGGGCTGGTGTGGTCCGGCGGCCTGCCCACGGCGCAGATCACCGACATCACGACGACGATGAAGGGGCAGGTGAAGTTCATCGACATCACACCGCAGCTGGCGGCGCTGAAGCAGATCAACCCGGTGTACGACACGGGCACGATCCCCGCGGCGACGTACGGACAGCCCGCGGACGTGCCGACGATCGTGGTGCCGAACCTGCTGCTGGTGCGGGAGGACTTCCCGGCGGGCGACGCGTGCGCGATCACCAAGCTGATCTTCGACAAGAAGCCCGGGCTGGAGAGCGTGCACCCGGCGGCGAAGGAGATCACGCGGGAGAACGCCACACGCACCGAGCCGGTGCCGATGCACCCCGGATCGCAGCAGGCGCTGGCGACTCCGTGA
- a CDS encoding HD domain-containing protein, translating to MTTVIAGITIPDSALAAEATELVRDATDNLLFHHSRRVFLFGSLQGRRLGLSADPELLYVGAMFHDLGLTEAHRGATQRFELDGADEARRFLESHGVPEESVRKVWEGIALHTTPEVPWRLEPEVAFVTAGVETDVLGIGRDKLAESDLAAVVAAHPRPDFKRRIIQTFADGFRHRPDSTFGTVNADVLEHVDPAFRHIDFVEVILGNGWPE from the coding sequence ATGACCACCGTGATCGCCGGCATCACCATCCCCGACTCCGCGCTCGCCGCCGAAGCCACCGAACTGGTCCGCGACGCGACCGACAACCTGCTGTTCCACCACTCGCGCCGGGTGTTCCTGTTCGGCTCGTTGCAGGGCCGCCGCCTCGGCCTGAGCGCCGACCCGGAACTGCTCTACGTCGGCGCGATGTTCCACGACCTCGGCCTCACCGAGGCGCACCGGGGCGCGACGCAGCGGTTCGAACTCGACGGCGCCGACGAGGCCCGCCGCTTCCTCGAATCCCACGGCGTGCCCGAAGAGTCCGTGCGCAAGGTGTGGGAGGGCATCGCCCTGCACACCACCCCCGAGGTGCCGTGGCGGCTGGAACCCGAGGTCGCCTTCGTCACCGCCGGGGTCGAGACCGACGTGCTCGGCATCGGCCGGGACAAGCTGGCCGAGTCAGACCTCGCGGCCGTCGTCGCGGCGCACCCCCGCCCGGACTTCAAGCGCCGCATCATCCAGACCTTCGCCGACGGCTTCCGGCACCGCCCGGACTCCACCTTCGGCACCGTCAACGCCGACGTCCTCGAACACGTCGACCCCGCCTTCCGGCACATCGACTTCGTGGAGGTGATCCTCGGCAACGGCTGGCCGGAATGA
- a CDS encoding TIGR03086 family metal-binding protein, which translates to MEPMEQYRRAQDGLDAVLAAVPDDRWDVPSMCAEWTVRDVAGHVIWGQWQLRAWAAGEPDPDPSGAPGSPRPGTWTGDDPVETWRKARAASVPALTGEALARTTTITGIGEVPLAAMVPLMITDTVVHSWDIGHALGMDLRLDADLVALAADWARQHVVRRPGFFGPEVTPPPDADEQTRMLAFVGRRG; encoded by the coding sequence ATGGAACCGATGGAGCAGTACCGGCGGGCGCAGGACGGGCTGGACGCGGTGCTGGCGGCGGTGCCGGACGACCGGTGGGACGTGCCGTCGATGTGCGCGGAGTGGACCGTGCGGGACGTGGCCGGGCACGTGATCTGGGGGCAGTGGCAGCTGCGGGCGTGGGCGGCGGGCGAGCCGGATCCGGACCCGTCGGGCGCGCCCGGGTCGCCGCGGCCGGGCACGTGGACCGGCGACGACCCGGTGGAGACGTGGCGCAAGGCGCGGGCGGCGTCGGTGCCCGCGCTGACCGGGGAGGCGCTGGCCCGGACCACGACGATCACGGGCATCGGCGAGGTGCCGCTGGCCGCGATGGTGCCGCTGATGATCACCGACACGGTCGTGCACAGCTGGGACATCGGGCACGCGCTGGGGATGGACCTCCGGCTGGACGCGGACCTGGTGGCGCTGGCGGCGGACTGGGCACGGCAGCACGTCGTGCGGCGGCCGGGGTTCTTCGGCCCGGAGGTGACGCCACCGCCGGACGCCGATGAGCAGACGCGGATGCTGGCGTTCGTGGGACGCCGCGGGTGA
- a CDS encoding CaiB/BaiF CoA transferase family protein, whose amino-acid sequence MTVSRDPAAGALAGLRVVDAATLFAGPMAAMHLGDMGAEVIKVEHPGRPDPARNHGVAKDGVNLWWKTLGRNKRTITADLGKPGGREVFLKLAERSDVIIENFRTGTLERWDLGYDELSARNPRLVLARITGFGQIGPYRRRPGFGTLAEAMSGFAAATGEPDGPPTLPPFGLADGIASLATAYAIMVALSARERTGRGQVVDTAIVEPILAMLGPQITRWDQLRSVQPRTGNRSVNNAPRNTYRTGDGQWVAVSTSAQSIAERVMRLVGRPDLIDEPWFASGAERAKHADELDEAVGAWIARHTRDEVVAEFEAAQAAVAPIYDAADIVEDPQFRALGTIHEIEDPELGPTLMQGPIFRLSGHDGVIAHTGRAHGADTDEVLGELGFAPSAVARLREEGAV is encoded by the coding sequence GTGACCGTCTCCCGCGACCCCGCCGCCGGGGCGCTGGCCGGGCTGCGCGTCGTCGACGCCGCCACGCTCTTCGCCGGCCCGATGGCCGCGATGCACCTGGGCGACATGGGCGCCGAGGTGATCAAGGTCGAGCACCCGGGCCGTCCCGATCCGGCCCGCAACCACGGCGTCGCCAAGGACGGCGTGAACCTGTGGTGGAAGACGCTCGGCCGCAACAAGCGCACGATCACCGCCGACCTGGGCAAGCCGGGCGGCCGCGAGGTGTTCCTGAAGCTGGCCGAACGGTCGGACGTGATCATCGAGAACTTCCGGACGGGCACGCTGGAGCGCTGGGACCTGGGCTACGACGAGCTGTCCGCGCGCAACCCGCGGCTCGTGCTCGCCCGCATCACCGGGTTCGGGCAGATCGGCCCGTACCGGCGGCGGCCCGGGTTCGGCACGCTCGCCGAGGCGATGAGCGGGTTCGCGGCCGCCACTGGGGAACCGGACGGGCCGCCGACGCTGCCGCCGTTCGGGCTCGCCGACGGCATCGCCTCGCTCGCCACCGCGTACGCGATCATGGTTGCGCTGTCGGCGCGTGAGCGGACCGGGCGCGGACAGGTCGTGGACACCGCGATCGTCGAGCCGATCCTGGCGATGCTCGGGCCGCAGATCACGCGGTGGGACCAGTTGCGCTCGGTGCAGCCGCGGACCGGCAACCGGTCGGTGAACAACGCGCCACGCAACACCTACCGCACCGGCGACGGGCAGTGGGTGGCGGTGTCCACCTCGGCGCAGTCGATCGCCGAGCGCGTGATGCGGCTGGTCGGCAGGCCGGATCTGATCGACGAGCCGTGGTTCGCCAGCGGTGCCGAACGCGCGAAGCACGCCGACGAACTCGACGAGGCCGTGGGCGCGTGGATCGCGCGGCACACCCGGGACGAGGTGGTCGCCGAGTTCGAGGCCGCGCAGGCCGCGGTGGCGCCGATCTACGACGCCGCGGACATCGTGGAGGACCCGCAGTTCCGTGCCCTGGGCACGATCCACGAGATCGAGGACCCGGAGCTGGGGCCGACGCTCATGCAGGGGCCGATCTTCCGGCTGTCCGGCCACGACGGGGTCATCGCCCACACGGGCCGCGCGCACGGCGCGGACACCGACGAAGTGCTGGGGGAGCTGGGTTTCGCGCCGTCGGCGGTGGCGCGGTTGCGTGAGGAGGGTGCGGTGTGA
- a CDS encoding DUF1330 domain-containing protein → MTAYAIAHLMPAEPHPDVAEYLERTQSTLDPFGGRFLVHGAPVEFREGDWPGHLVMIGCPTAADARAWYDSPAYQEILPLRADHIAGSVVIVDGVEPGHDSAAMGEAMRAAMT, encoded by the coding sequence ATGACCGCCTACGCCATCGCCCACCTGATGCCCGCCGAGCCGCACCCCGACGTCGCCGAGTACCTGGAGCGCACCCAGTCCACGCTGGATCCCTTCGGCGGCCGGTTCCTCGTCCACGGCGCGCCCGTCGAGTTCCGCGAGGGCGACTGGCCCGGCCACCTGGTGATGATCGGCTGCCCCACCGCCGCCGACGCCCGCGCCTGGTACGACTCCCCCGCCTACCAGGAGATTTTGCCGTTGCGCGCGGACCACATCGCGGGCAGCGTCGTGATCGTCGACGGCGTCGAGCCCGGCCACGACTCCGCGGCGATGGGCGAGGCGATGCGCGCCGCGATGACCTAG
- a CDS encoding TetR/AcrR family transcriptional regulator, whose amino-acid sequence MSRKPMVRPGGRSARVQESVHAAVRALEAEAGREALTVPLIAARAGVTPSTIYRRWGDLHELLSDVAVERLRPDSPPEDHGSLGADLAAWAEQFLEEMSAQPGRAYIRDALLGDDTNAGRCSAYAAEQVAVILARAAQRGEPAPEVETVLDHVVAPMMYRILFRPDGLSATYARRLVEELLG is encoded by the coding sequence GTGAGCCGCAAGCCGATGGTGCGCCCCGGCGGCCGCAGTGCGCGGGTGCAGGAGTCCGTGCACGCCGCGGTTCGCGCCCTGGAGGCCGAAGCCGGGCGGGAGGCGCTGACGGTGCCGCTGATCGCCGCGCGGGCCGGCGTGACGCCGTCGACGATCTACCGCCGCTGGGGCGACCTGCACGAGCTGCTGTCGGACGTCGCGGTGGAACGCCTCCGGCCCGACTCGCCGCCCGAGGACCACGGCTCGCTGGGGGCTGATCTGGCGGCGTGGGCGGAGCAGTTCCTGGAGGAGATGTCCGCGCAGCCCGGACGCGCCTACATCCGCGACGCGCTGCTCGGCGACGACACCAATGCGGGCCGCTGCTCGGCGTATGCCGCGGAACAGGTTGCGGTGATCCTGGCGCGAGCGGCTCAGCGGGGCGAGCCGGCGCCGGAGGTGGAGACGGTGCTGGACCACGTGGTGGCGCCGATGATGTACCGGATCCTGTTCCGCCCGGACGGCCTGTCGGCCACCTACGCGCGGCGGCTGGTGGAGGAGTTGCTGGGCTGA
- a CDS encoding LysR family transcriptional regulator produces MRGVDLVGACRAFVSVSERGSFTLGAAAAGIPQPVASRRIAALEQHLGDRLFDRSTRRAVLTPFGRDVLPAAARLVRLADAFEHDARRARRRPLRLAVPDWCSARDLAHLDAEARDYDLVLDFRPAPPAERAGLVRAQEVRAALTAVPEDEARWRVPLGVAAAVPPGAHTVYLETLRVGRGDDGPARRVWLQPEDDVPHIRDRLTHLRDALGLRPSQVVTAESLVTAVADVLGTADLLLCSEAQADELDLHWRPLGEVRLVRGYALATTYSDDRERLRPLSRSIGRCLGET; encoded by the coding sequence ATGCGCGGCGTGGATCTCGTCGGCGCCTGCCGGGCCTTCGTCAGCGTCAGCGAGCGCGGCAGCTTCACCCTCGGCGCGGCCGCGGCCGGCATCCCCCAGCCGGTCGCCAGCCGCCGCATCGCCGCGCTCGAACAGCACCTCGGCGACCGGCTTTTCGACCGCTCGACCCGGCGGGCGGTGCTGACGCCGTTCGGCCGTGACGTCCTCCCCGCGGCCGCCCGGCTGGTCCGCCTCGCCGACGCCTTCGAACACGACGCCCGCCGCGCGCGCCGCCGCCCGTTGCGGCTCGCCGTGCCGGACTGGTGCTCCGCCCGCGACCTCGCCCACCTCGATGCCGAAGCCCGCGACTACGACCTCGTCCTCGACTTCCGCCCCGCGCCGCCCGCCGAACGCGCCGGCCTCGTCCGCGCCCAGGAGGTCCGCGCCGCCCTCACCGCGGTCCCGGAGGACGAAGCCCGCTGGCGGGTGCCGCTCGGCGTGGCCGCCGCGGTGCCGCCCGGCGCGCACACCGTCTACCTCGAAACCCTGCGCGTCGGCCGTGGCGACGACGGCCCGGCGCGGCGCGTGTGGCTGCAACCCGAGGACGACGTGCCGCACATCCGCGACCGGCTCACCCACCTGCGCGACGCCCTCGGTCTGCGGCCCTCACAGGTCGTCACCGCGGAGTCCCTGGTCACCGCGGTCGCCGACGTGTTGGGCACCGCCGACCTCCTGCTCTGTTCGGAGGCGCAGGCCGACGAACTGGACCTGCACTGGCGGCCGCTCGGCGAGGTTCGCCTGGTCCGCGGCTACGCGCTGGCCACCACGTACAGTGACGACAGGGAGCGCCTGCGGCCGCTGTCGCGGTCGATCGGCCGATGCCTGGGGGAGACGTGA
- a CDS encoding GlxA family transcriptional regulator, whose product MRRLALLVFDEVKLLDVAGPSEVFAEANRFGADYRLVLCPIGGRDVSSSTGMRISVDADVADTGPLDTALLMGGDVFPAHAVPPELAEAARTIAGRAKRVASICTGSFVLAAAGLLDGRRATTHWQYAATLARAHPAIQVEPDAIFVEDGPVFTSAGVTAGIDLALVERDHGPELARRVARSLVVFLQRPGGQSQFSPSPRGPAPKTPPLRAVCDAVAADPAGDHSLPSLAARAGLSTRHLTRLFQEELGTTPAKYVELIRFDTAKSLLDAGHPVTATAYASGFGSAESLRRVFVPSRRGPTSSGSRRAAEAEAVLRGRVGRAPRG is encoded by the coding sequence GTGCGGCGGCTGGCGCTACTGGTGTTCGACGAGGTGAAACTGCTCGACGTGGCCGGGCCGAGCGAGGTGTTCGCCGAGGCCAACCGGTTCGGCGCGGACTACCGGCTGGTGCTGTGCCCGATCGGCGGGCGGGACGTGTCATCGTCGACCGGCATGCGGATCTCCGTCGACGCCGACGTGGCGGACACGGGGCCGCTGGACACGGCTCTGCTGATGGGCGGCGACGTGTTCCCCGCGCACGCCGTCCCGCCGGAGCTGGCCGAGGCGGCGCGGACGATCGCGGGGCGGGCGAAGCGGGTCGCGTCGATCTGCACGGGATCGTTCGTGCTCGCCGCGGCGGGACTGCTGGACGGCCGCCGGGCCACGACGCACTGGCAGTACGCCGCCACACTGGCCCGCGCGCACCCGGCGATCCAGGTCGAGCCGGACGCGATCTTCGTCGAGGACGGGCCGGTGTTCACCTCGGCCGGGGTCACCGCCGGCATCGACCTGGCGCTGGTGGAGCGCGACCACGGGCCCGAGCTGGCCCGCCGCGTCGCGCGGTCGCTCGTGGTGTTCCTGCAGCGGCCTGGCGGGCAGTCGCAGTTCTCGCCGTCGCCGCGCGGCCCCGCCCCGAAAACCCCGCCACTGCGCGCGGTGTGCGACGCGGTCGCGGCGGACCCGGCGGGGGACCACTCGCTGCCGAGCCTGGCCGCGCGGGCGGGCCTGAGCACGCGCCACCTGACGCGGCTCTTCCAGGAGGAACTGGGCACCACGCCGGCCAAGTACGTGGAACTGATCCGCTTCGACACGGCGAAGTCCCTGCTGGACGCAGGCCACCCGGTGACCGCCACGGCGTATGCCAGCGGCTTCGGCAGCGCCGAATCCCTGCGGCGCGTTTTCGTGCCGTCTCGCCGAGGGCCTACCAGCAGCGGTTCCAGACGAGCCGCCGAAGCTGAGGCGGTGCTCCGCGGACGAGTGGGCCGGGCGCCCCGCGGGTAG
- a CDS encoding serine hydrolase, producing MNTEALLRELRDQLDDAGLRGSFLVRDLRSGEEIAIEADAQWPSASLVKVPLAVATLERIRLGELDGATQLDIEPGRITTPGPTGLSRFRHPARVAVDDLLYLSTAISDGVAADALFGLTPPPEVARILKGFGIEGITVRHPVQELADTPAERFERGEVHLAYALAVDAGTAGRGHRIPQLDVTRASSGSARAFADLLQALWTPSAIPAEVAARVRELMRHNVVRHRLAPDFVSDASIWSSKTGTLLTLRHEIGVVEHADGQAFAVAALTESRVAAAQQPGAEAVMARVARRLRDHLRL from the coding sequence GTGAACACCGAAGCGCTGCTGCGCGAGCTGCGGGACCAGCTCGACGACGCCGGCCTGCGGGGCTCGTTCCTGGTGCGGGACCTGCGCAGTGGCGAGGAGATCGCGATCGAGGCGGACGCGCAGTGGCCGTCCGCGTCGCTGGTCAAGGTGCCGCTCGCGGTCGCCACGCTGGAACGGATCCGGCTCGGCGAGCTCGACGGCGCGACCCAGCTGGACATCGAACCCGGCCGCATCACCACCCCCGGCCCGACCGGGCTGAGCCGGTTCCGCCACCCGGCACGCGTCGCCGTCGACGACCTCCTCTACCTCAGCACGGCGATCAGCGACGGCGTCGCGGCCGACGCGTTGTTCGGCCTCACCCCGCCGCCGGAGGTCGCCCGGATCCTCAAGGGGTTCGGCATCGAGGGCATCACCGTCCGGCACCCGGTGCAGGAACTGGCCGACACGCCCGCGGAACGCTTCGAGCGCGGCGAGGTGCACCTGGCCTACGCGCTCGCTGTCGACGCGGGCACCGCCGGGCGCGGGCACCGCATCCCGCAGCTCGACGTGACGCGCGCGAGTTCCGGTTCGGCCCGGGCGTTCGCGGACCTGCTGCAGGCGCTGTGGACACCGTCGGCGATCCCCGCCGAGGTCGCCGCCCGGGTGCGGGAACTCATGCGGCACAACGTGGTCCGGCACCGGCTCGCGCCGGACTTCGTCTCCGACGCGTCGATCTGGTCGTCCAAAACGGGGACCTTGCTGACGTTGCGGCACGAGATCGGGGTGGTCGAGCACGCCGACGGGCAGGCGTTCGCGGTGGCGGCACTGACCGAGTCGCGCGTGGCGGCGGCGCAGCAGCCCGGCGCGGAGGCCGTGATGGCGCGGGTCGCCCGGCGGCTGCGGGACCACCTGCGGCTCTAG
- the bla gene encoding class A beta-lactamase: MLVRTLRAVVVLLVFGLVGACATEPPPPPPAASTAAPAPRVDFADLEARFDARLGVYAIDTGTGREIAHRADERFNYASAIKSLLAGAVLRRNVDLDKVVAYTDADVQPNSPVTKDRRSVTVREAAEAALLQSDNTAANLLFAEVGGPAGLAAVLRDIGDTTTHPDRLEVELNSAIPGDVRDTSTPRAMAGSLRAFLLGEALPADKRDLLVGIMRRNKTGTELIRAGVPSEWPVADKTGTGDYGTRNDIGVIWPPGHAPIVLALMSSRATADASYDNKLLAEATSRVMDALR, translated from the coding sequence ATGCTTGTTCGAACTCTTCGCGCCGTGGTGGTCCTGCTCGTGTTCGGGCTGGTCGGGGCGTGTGCCACGGAGCCTCCCCCGCCGCCGCCCGCCGCTTCGACTGCCGCGCCGGCGCCGCGGGTGGACTTCGCCGATCTGGAAGCGCGGTTCGACGCGCGCCTCGGGGTGTACGCGATCGACACCGGGACCGGGCGGGAGATCGCGCACCGGGCCGACGAGCGGTTCAACTACGCGTCGGCGATCAAGTCGCTGCTGGCGGGCGCGGTGCTGCGGCGGAACGTCGACCTGGACAAGGTGGTCGCCTACACCGACGCGGACGTCCAGCCGAACTCGCCGGTCACGAAGGACCGCCGCAGCGTGACGGTTCGCGAGGCGGCCGAGGCGGCGCTGCTGCAGAGCGACAACACGGCGGCGAACCTGCTGTTCGCCGAGGTGGGCGGCCCGGCCGGGCTGGCGGCCGTGTTGCGCGACATCGGCGACACGACGACCCACCCGGACCGGCTCGAGGTCGAGCTGAACTCCGCCATCCCCGGCGACGTCCGGGACACGAGCACACCGCGGGCGATGGCGGGCAGCCTGCGGGCGTTCCTCCTGGGCGAGGCGTTGCCTGCCGACAAGCGGGACCTGTTGGTGGGGATCATGCGCCGCAACAAAACCGGGACGGAGCTGATTCGAGCCGGCGTGCCGTCGGAGTGGCCGGTGGCGGACAAGACGGGCACCGGCGACTACGGAACCCGCAACGACATCGGGGTGATCTGGCCTCCCGGGCACGCGCCGATCGTGCTGGCGCTGATGTCGAGCCGGGCCACCGCCGACGCTTCGTACGACAACAAACTGCTCGCCGAGGCGACCTCACGGGTGATGGACGCGCTGCGGTAG
- a CDS encoding amidase family protein codes for MSTVEPSGLRVGVPRNYYFDHVDPEVESAVRSGIGRLEALGVRLVDVEIPMTRFVQGVQWGLTVPEASAYHEPTVQAVSEIYAADVRVLLEAGRRMSAVDYLRAQRARTLIRREWSRLMETVDVIAAPAVPVTAVPVGQEGVTWPDGTTESVGGAYVRLSAPANITGLPSLIVPVGEDRAGLPTGMQLISRAGGDGVVLGLGGAFES; via the coding sequence GTGTCTACGGTGGAGCCGTCCGGGTTGCGGGTCGGAGTGCCGAGAAACTACTACTTCGATCACGTCGACCCCGAGGTCGAGTCGGCGGTGCGGTCCGGGATCGGCCGGCTGGAGGCGCTCGGCGTGCGGCTGGTGGACGTCGAAATCCCCATGACGCGGTTTGTCCAGGGCGTCCAATGGGGACTGACGGTGCCGGAAGCAAGCGCTTACCACGAGCCGACCGTGCAGGCCGTGTCCGAGATCTACGCCGCGGACGTGCGGGTGCTGCTCGAAGCCGGGCGCCGGATGTCCGCTGTGGACTACCTGCGGGCACAACGGGCACGGACGCTCATACGGCGCGAGTGGTCGCGTCTGATGGAGACGGTCGACGTGATCGCCGCCCCGGCCGTGCCGGTCACCGCGGTGCCGGTGGGGCAGGAGGGCGTCACGTGGCCGGACGGGACGACGGAGAGCGTCGGGGGCGCGTACGTGCGGCTGTCGGCGCCCGCCAACATCACCGGGCTGCCGTCGCTCATCGTGCCCGTCGGGGAGGACCGGGCGGGGCTGCCGACCGGGATGCAGCTGATCAGCCGCGCCGGCGGCGACGGCGTGGTGCTGGGGCTGGGCGGGGCGTTCGAGAGTTGA
- a CDS encoding DUF5946 family protein → MACAECGGTGPCAELFHVVLALDHSRREPWGPLHGVTVACFLLQHPSRVPERDRGRNWAIVRAFVDGGRPAVAGLTAAVRRANSHRARGALPEFDAPPGGAGAFEVTITDVAQDGTFPAAGFEERVRAWARATLDAHSLR, encoded by the coding sequence ATGGCGTGTGCGGAGTGTGGTGGGACCGGTCCCTGCGCGGAGCTGTTCCACGTCGTGCTGGCGCTGGACCACTCGCGGCGGGAGCCGTGGGGGCCGTTGCACGGGGTGACCGTGGCGTGCTTCCTGCTGCAGCACCCGAGCCGTGTGCCGGAGCGGGACCGGGGGCGGAACTGGGCGATCGTGCGAGCCTTCGTGGACGGTGGCCGCCCCGCGGTGGCCGGTCTCACCGCGGCCGTCCGCCGGGCCAACTCGCACCGGGCCCGCGGCGCGCTTCCGGAGTTCGATGCGCCGCCGGGCGGTGCGGGAGCGTTCGAGGTCACGATCACCGATGTCGCGCAGGACGGGACTTTCCCGGCGGCGGGGTTCGAGGAGCGGGTCCGGGCCTGGGCGCGGGCCACGCTTGACGCACATTCGTTGCGTTAA
- a CDS encoding HpcH/HpaI aldolase/citrate lyase family protein: MSAPVLTLLYVPADRPERVAKALDSAADVVLVDLEDAVAPARKDEARANAVRLLSGPLARRVQVRINHASTPWHAADLATLAGLPVEVGARIPKVESPAEIHELAAALPGRDLHPLIESALGVERALEIATASPQVASIGLGEADLRSDLGVTDEAGLAWARSRVVVAARAARLVPPVMSAYTNVRDLDGLAASCRAGRALGFRGRTAIHPAQLDTIRAAFLPSEQEVSRAREVLSRLDDATAAGVGAIALTDGTFLDVAMLEQARTVLALAGERPDVTA; this comes from the coding sequence GTGAGTGCGCCCGTGTTGACGCTGCTGTACGTGCCGGCGGATCGGCCGGAGCGTGTGGCGAAGGCGCTGGATTCGGCCGCCGACGTCGTGCTCGTCGACCTGGAGGACGCCGTCGCGCCGGCTCGCAAGGACGAGGCACGGGCGAACGCGGTGCGGCTGTTGTCGGGGCCGCTCGCCCGCCGGGTGCAGGTGCGGATCAACCACGCGAGCACACCGTGGCACGCGGCGGACCTGGCGACCCTGGCTGGTTTGCCGGTGGAGGTGGGCGCGCGGATCCCGAAGGTCGAGTCGCCGGCGGAGATCCACGAACTGGCCGCGGCGTTGCCCGGCCGGGACCTGCACCCGCTCATCGAATCCGCGCTCGGCGTCGAGCGGGCGCTGGAGATCGCGACCGCGTCCCCGCAGGTCGCCTCGATCGGCCTCGGCGAGGCGGACCTGCGCTCCGACCTCGGCGTGACCGACGAGGCCGGGCTGGCCTGGGCCCGCAGCCGGGTCGTCGTCGCCGCGCGCGCCGCCCGCCTGGTGCCGCCCGTGATGTCGGCCTACACCAACGTCCGCGACCTCGACGGGCTCGCCGCGTCCTGCCGGGCCGGGCGGGCGCTCGGGTTCCGCGGCCGCACCGCGATCCACCCCGCGCAGCTGGACACCATCCGCGCGGCGTTCCTGCCCAGTGAACAGGAAGTCTCGCGGGCCCGCGAGGTGCTGTCCCGGCTGGACGACGCCACCGCGGCCGGGGTCGGCGCGATCGCCCTGACGGACGGCACCTTCCTGGACGTGGCGATGCTGGAGCAGGCCCGTACGGTCCTCGCGCTCGCCGGCGAGCGGCCGGACGTCACAGCTTGA